A genome region from Hemitrygon akajei chromosome 14, sHemAka1.3, whole genome shotgun sequence includes the following:
- the iqcd gene encoding dynein regulatory complex protein 10, with protein sequence MATEAIEQHQKDSTNVETFSRRMIDYDLITQRMSPKANALQILEPFRRKLASIEAERIISVLKKTIENLERVTLLPHIAYNLSRFSVAIGLELTCAFREYVRIEQHLHFAVSKLNEEESPEEENQDGKHKVKTKEERVNDVKLLKQALGSSVKSILRLLQGNPSACQVIQMECKARKPPCVSLILALMKLKDLVFGKLLVSPMEDEQKSEFVENIILQDKQNVEIIATLEAELAAAIQDKENEMLKKNEIIRKLKNNLLQLDLFSEDYIRQVKQDAEKQQQADQKDSEGRVVKLQEEISQLRTQLNNLITEHRSSEQALRRRKFKTETEIENWIQKYDADIQEKQDEYEQLVKINKDEGVLLLELEQKIELLESEYIQIVEERKRKAEEKKAKEEQMYFMGRAAVIIQAFWKGYKVRQLMKSLKKKKKKGKGKRK encoded by the exons ATGGCAACTGAAGCCATAGAACAACATCAGAAAGATTCCACGAACGTTGAGACTTTTAGCAGAAGAATGATTGATTATGATCTGATCACCCAAAGAATGAGTCCCAAAGCAAATGCTCTGCAAATCTTAGAACCATTCAGAAGAAAGCTTGCATCAATTGAAGCAGAAAGAATTATTTCAGTACTTAAAAAGACCATTGAGAACTTGGAAAGAGTTACTTTGCTTCCCCACATTGCCTacaacctcagcagattcagtGTTGCTATCGGTTTAGAATTAACATGTGCTTTCAGGGAATATGTTAGAATAGAGCAACACCTGCATTTTGCTGTTAGTAAATTGAATGAGGAAGAGTCTCCTGAAGAGGAAAATCAAGATGGAAAGCACAAAGTAAAAACCAAAGAGGAGAGAGTAAATGATGTCAAACTCCTTAAGCAGGCCCTTGGTAGCTCAGTTAAAAGCATCCTCCGGCTCTTACAGGGAAATCCTTCAGCATGTCAAGTCATTCAAATGGAATGTAAAGCTCGGAAACCACCTTGTGTAAGTCTCATTCTGGCACTTATGAAGCTGAAAGACTTGGTGTTtggaaaacttttggtatcaccCATGGAAGATGAACAAAAGTCTGAGTTTGTGGAAAACATCATTTTGCAAGATAAGCAAAACGTAGAAATTATTGCCACTTTGGAGGCAGAACTGGCAGCAGCCATCCAAGATAAAGAAAATGAG ATGTTGAAGAAGAACGAGATAATTCGAAAACTTAAAAACAACCTGCTTCAACTTGACTTATTCTCAGAAGATTACATTCGTCAAGTTAAGCAAGATGCGGAAAAACAGCAACAAGCTGATCAGAAAGATTCAGAAGGGAGAGTGGTCAAGTTGCAGGAAGAAATATCTCAGCTTCGAACCCAGCTGAACAATTTGATTACAGAGCACAGATCATCTGAGCAAGCATTAAGAAGG CGCAAGTTCAAAACTGAAACAGAGATTGAAAACTGGATCCAGAAATATGATGCTGACATACAAGAAAAACAG GATGAATATGAACAGCTTGTTAAAATCAACAAAGATGAAGGTGTTCTGCTCCTTGAGTTAGAACAAAAGATTGAATTACTTGAGTCAGAATATATTCAGATTgtagaagagagaaagagaaaagcaGAGGAAAAGAAGGCCAAAGAGGAGCAAATGTACTTTATGGGAAGAGCAGCTGTTATCATCCAGGCATTCTGGAAAGGTTACAAAGTCCGCCAATTGATGaaatcattaaagaagaaaaagaaaaaggggaaaggaaaaaggaagtga